One part of the Acetoanaerobium sticklandii genome encodes these proteins:
- a CDS encoding L7Ae/L30e/S12e/Gadd45 family ribosomal protein yields MNLSKVLTLIGFAYKSRKMVSGEGITLEAIKKNKVKLVFLASDASENTRKRIKDKCSYRDIPVSEELDRQQIGNAIGKDERVVIGITDEGFSQSMLKLLGGGAYAKD; encoded by the coding sequence TTGAATCTAAGTAAAGTATTAACACTTATAGGATTTGCTTACAAAAGCAGGAAAATGGTATCAGGAGAAGGAATCACTCTCGAAGCTATAAAAAAGAATAAAGTAAAATTAGTTTTTTTAGCCAGTGATGCTTCTGAAAATACCAGAAAAAGAATCAAAGACAAATGTAGCTACAGAGATATCCCAGTAAGTGAAGAACTAGATAGACAACAAATAGGTAATGCAATTGGAAAAGACGAAAGAGTAGTAATAGGGATAACGGATGAAGGATTTTCACAAAGCATGTTAAAATTACTAGGAGGTGGAGCCTATGCAAAAGACTAG
- the rnpM gene encoding RNase P modulator RnpM — MKQKKIPQRKCIACNERSDKKALIRIVRNKDGEIFFDPTLKANGRGAYICKEMACLEKAIKTKALNRAFKTEISQEVYEKLKLELEKLESK, encoded by the coding sequence ATGAAGCAGAAGAAAATTCCTCAAAGAAAATGTATAGCCTGTAATGAAAGAAGCGACAAAAAAGCATTAATAAGGATAGTTAGAAATAAAGATGGAGAGATTTTCTTTGATCCAACCCTTAAAGCGAATGGAAGAGGAGCTTATATCTGCAAAGAGATGGCATGTCTCGAAAAAGCCATAAAGACAAAAGCCCTGAACAGAGCATTTAAAACAGAAATTTCACAAGAAGTTTATGAAAAATTAAAATTGGAGCTGGAAAAACTTGAATCTAAGTAA
- the nusA gene encoding transcription termination factor NusA yields the protein MNAEFIAALEQIETEKGISKEILFEALESALLNAYKKNFGTSSNVRVEMDKDKGEVKVFSRKSVVNKYEYDLGEGEISVEEAQERYGPNYGDGDVIEEEVTPKNFGRIAAQAARQMVIQKIKEAERDIVYEEFLNRESEIITGEVSRQGKGNVYVNLSIIGSKDITISAEAVLPPSEQIPFENYMPGARVKVYVLEVKKNNNVPQILVSRSHPGLVKRLFESEVPEIFDGVVQIKSISREAGSRTKMAVHSVDENVDPIGACVGPKGQRVKNIVDELKGEKIDIIIYSEDPKEFISASLSPSKVISVDVNEDDKSAKVVVPDDKLSLAIGKEGQNARLAAKLTGWKIDIKSESQAEL from the coding sequence ATGAACGCTGAATTTATTGCTGCCTTAGAACAAATTGAAACGGAAAAAGGCATAAGCAAAGAAATTCTATTCGAAGCTTTAGAATCGGCACTACTTAATGCTTATAAAAAGAATTTTGGAACATCAAGTAATGTTAGAGTAGAAATGGATAAAGACAAAGGTGAAGTTAAAGTCTTCAGCAGAAAATCAGTTGTTAACAAATATGAATATGATTTGGGCGAAGGGGAAATTAGCGTTGAGGAAGCTCAGGAACGCTATGGACCAAACTACGGAGATGGAGATGTAATAGAAGAAGAAGTTACTCCAAAAAATTTCGGAAGAATAGCAGCTCAAGCAGCTAGACAAATGGTTATTCAAAAGATTAAAGAGGCTGAAAGAGACATCGTCTACGAAGAATTTTTAAACAGAGAATCTGAGATTATAACTGGAGAAGTATCAAGACAAGGAAAAGGAAATGTGTATGTGAATCTTAGCATTATAGGCAGCAAGGATATCACTATATCTGCAGAAGCAGTACTTCCTCCTTCTGAGCAAATACCTTTTGAAAACTATATGCCAGGAGCTAGAGTGAAGGTTTATGTTCTTGAGGTTAAGAAGAACAACAATGTACCACAAATTTTAGTTTCTAGAAGTCATCCAGGGTTAGTTAAAAGATTATTTGAAAGTGAAGTACCTGAAATATTTGATGGTGTAGTTCAAATTAAATCTATATCAAGAGAAGCAGGCTCTAGAACAAAAATGGCAGTGCATTCTGTAGATGAAAATGTAGATCCTATAGGAGCATGTGTAGGGCCAAAGGGACAAAGAGTTAAAAACATAGTTGATGAGCTAAAAGGTGAAAAAATAGATATAATTATATATAGCGAGGATCCAAAGGAATTTATATCTGCTTCTCTTAGCCCTTCTAAGGTAATATCAGTAGATGTAAATGAAGATGACAAAAGCGCAAAGGTAGTAGTACCTGATGACAAGCTATCGCTAGCTATAGGTAAAGAAGGTCAAAATGCTAGATTGGCAGCAAAGTTGACTGGATGGAAGATAGATATAAAAAGTGAAAGTCAGGCCGAATTATAG
- the rimP gene encoding ribosome maturation factor RimP, with protein MASKLELLIEGIVSDMITDPFELVDVEYVKEGSLKYLRIYIDKQGKMSLDDCQHFSHLISEKLDELDPIEENYMLEISSPGLDRHLKKEKDFIREKGKEVELKLFKAIDGVKEFEGTLVGLSEDNEIEVQTSKGLMKFPKKNVAVIRLMIKI; from the coding sequence ATGGCTAGTAAATTAGAACTTTTAATTGAGGGAATAGTAAGTGATATGATTACTGACCCTTTTGAACTAGTTGATGTAGAATATGTCAAAGAAGGTTCTTTGAAGTATCTTAGGATATATATCGATAAGCAGGGAAAAATGTCTTTGGATGATTGTCAGCACTTTAGCCATCTGATAAGTGAAAAACTAGATGAGCTTGACCCAATTGAAGAAAATTATATGCTTGAAATTTCTTCACCAGGGCTGGACAGACATCTTAAAAAAGAAAAAGACTTTATAAGAGAAAAAGGAAAAGAAGTAGAGCTAAAGCTATTTAAAGCTATCGATGGGGTGAAAGAGTTTGAAGGCACTTTAGTAGGCCTAAGCGAAGATAATGAAATTGAGGTACAGACTTCAAAAGGATTAATGAAATTTCCTAAAAAAAATGTGGCGGTTATTCGCCTAATGATAAAAATATAA